One stretch of Litoribrevibacter albus DNA includes these proteins:
- a CDS encoding sensor histidine kinase: MISLPKNKPLMWRLCWTIAAGTVLLFWAVDVLTKRTEHRMSYIAEEYQQELLNMGQTAESILVNDGEQALARWLQALQEEEQTWAAVVSSQVIPLANGYLSDQFKEGFRLGRSVEWKIHLYFKENPIMDITFEGGEFSERNLHFLIQLPQRMRPGAYLQYTHLLLQIALPLILLTAVALVLYRHVMLPLQQLERATRQFSKGNYEVRVKSFLGTRNDELSALAETFDAMTAKIGSLILTQRQLIADLSHELRTPLARIDMAVDCIEHGIKTEESMQRLKKESITMRQLVEDTLTLAWLENEKPRLNEEEVDLIELLELLVEDAQFEYPDRRIDIHFPESIILPSSSHRALAQALENIIRNALKYTPAGGVVTVQVASDQDAVTVEIQDQGPGVPEQYCEDIFQPFFRVEKSRSEQQMHDPSAEKPGGFGLGLALARRQIEAVGGSIEAGNVPEGGLMMRIQLPR; encoded by the coding sequence TTGATTTCGCTGCCAAAGAATAAGCCACTGATGTGGCGACTGTGCTGGACCATTGCGGCCGGCACGGTATTGCTGTTTTGGGCGGTGGATGTGCTGACCAAACGCACCGAACACCGAATGAGTTACATCGCCGAGGAATATCAGCAAGAATTACTGAACATGGGGCAGACTGCCGAGTCGATTCTGGTGAATGACGGTGAGCAGGCATTGGCCCGATGGTTACAGGCGTTGCAGGAAGAAGAACAAACCTGGGCGGCGGTGGTGAGTTCGCAAGTGATACCGCTCGCCAATGGCTATTTGTCTGATCAGTTTAAAGAAGGCTTTCGACTCGGGCGCAGTGTCGAGTGGAAGATTCACCTCTATTTCAAAGAAAACCCGATTATGGACATCACCTTTGAAGGGGGCGAATTCAGTGAACGCAACCTGCACTTTTTGATTCAGCTACCGCAGCGGATGCGACCGGGTGCTTATCTGCAATACACCCATCTGTTATTACAAATTGCCTTGCCCTTGATTCTTCTGACGGCGGTGGCTTTGGTGCTGTACCGACACGTCATGCTGCCGCTTCAACAACTGGAACGGGCCACCCGGCAGTTCAGTAAGGGCAATTACGAGGTACGGGTGAAAAGCTTTCTTGGGACTCGGAACGATGAACTGTCGGCACTGGCAGAAACCTTCGACGCCATGACCGCCAAGATAGGCTCTTTGATTCTGACGCAACGCCAACTGATTGCGGACTTGTCGCATGAATTACGGACGCCTCTGGCCCGCATCGACATGGCGGTGGACTGCATCGAACACGGCATTAAAACCGAAGAATCCATGCAGCGCCTGAAGAAAGAATCCATCACCATGCGGCAGCTGGTAGAAGACACACTGACTCTGGCTTGGCTGGAGAATGAAAAACCACGCCTCAACGAAGAAGAAGTGGATTTGATCGAGCTCTTGGAGCTGCTGGTGGAAGACGCCCAGTTTGAATACCCGGATCGACGCATCGACATCCATTTCCCTGAGAGCATCATTCTGCCCAGCAGCAGTCATCGGGCTTTGGCACAGGCGCTGGAAAACATCATTCGTAACGCCTTGAAATATACCCCCGCTGGGGGCGTGGTGACGGTTCAGGTTGCCTCCGACCAGGATGCCGTCACCGTTGAGATACAAGACCAAGGCCCCGGTGTCCCCGAACAGTACTGTGAAGACATCTTCCAGCCCTTCTTTCGAGTAGAAAAGTCGCGCTCTGAACAACAGATGCACGACCCCTCGGCAGAGAAACCGGGTGGATTTGGCCTGGGCTTGGCCCTGGCCCGGCGTCAGATTGAAGCGGTTGGTGGCTCGATAGAAGCCGGTAATGTTCCCGAAGGTGGGCTGATGATGCGGATTCAGTTGCCGAGGTAG
- a CDS encoding MATE family efflux transporter, with protein sequence MSDSDIYPVPLNDTLNNPLNAPQNDSLDSALQGTTGDMSDGNPSHTSPVFTGPILRTFFYYVIPSIVGLIAITTASLVDGVVVGNYLGPEALAAITLLIPYFTLLFGIALMLAIGGSVRVGKYIGEQNIAAASAMFSKSLIATFVISSVAALITSLADDTLYRILGAPESLIPTLSAYFQVITWVMVLQLVTMVLYYFVRADDHPILATSALITGAVLNILFDILFIGYLDMGIAGAAYATGIAQVIQLLILGRYFISPKKTLSFSLRQQQWRELIHSAYNGVSEFINELSGGLIIFLLNWLLISRMGVDGVAAFTIVNYLIFLSLMMAYGIADALHLLVSQNFGAQNHRRIQHFLMTSLCSVALLGIGLVCLLTLAQTSVVHAFLDADQTHIAELSQTLIGFIWPLFLVNGANIMLSCYLTAIHQPTPSAAVALSRSLLLPGGLLLVLFWLLPGWSFLTALPIAEWLTFLLACVLCFRWRPSQLARQR encoded by the coding sequence ATGTCTGACTCGGATATCTACCCAGTACCTCTTAATGACACTTTGAATAACCCCCTTAATGCCCCCCAGAATGACTCTCTTGATTCGGCTTTGCAGGGCACGACGGGTGATATGTCTGATGGCAACCCATCCCACACCTCACCGGTATTTACTGGCCCGATACTGCGGACATTTTTTTATTATGTGATTCCATCCATCGTGGGCTTAATTGCCATAACCACCGCCAGTCTGGTCGATGGGGTGGTGGTCGGAAATTATCTCGGGCCCGAGGCACTGGCCGCCATTACCTTGCTCATTCCCTACTTCACCTTGCTGTTCGGCATTGCCTTGATGCTGGCCATTGGTGGCTCGGTACGTGTGGGAAAATACATTGGCGAGCAAAACATCGCCGCCGCATCCGCGATGTTCAGTAAATCACTGATCGCCACCTTTGTGATCAGCAGTGTCGCCGCGCTCATCACCAGTCTGGCGGACGATACCTTGTATCGAATATTGGGCGCCCCCGAGTCGCTGATACCAACACTCTCGGCGTATTTCCAGGTCATCACCTGGGTCATGGTGCTGCAACTGGTAACGATGGTGCTCTATTACTTTGTACGCGCTGACGATCACCCCATTCTTGCTACCAGTGCCCTGATCACCGGCGCCGTGCTCAACATTCTGTTCGATATCCTGTTCATCGGCTATCTCGATATGGGCATCGCTGGCGCGGCTTACGCCACCGGCATTGCACAAGTTATTCAGTTGCTGATTCTTGGTCGGTATTTCATCAGCCCGAAGAAAACCCTGAGCTTTTCCCTACGACAGCAGCAATGGCGGGAATTAATCCACAGCGCCTATAACGGCGTGTCCGAGTTCATTAACGAATTATCCGGGGGATTGATCATCTTCTTACTGAACTGGTTATTGATCAGTCGGATGGGCGTCGATGGTGTCGCAGCCTTCACCATCGTCAATTACCTGATCTTCCTCAGCCTGATGATGGCCTATGGCATTGCCGATGCGTTGCACTTACTGGTCAGCCAGAATTTTGGAGCGCAGAATCACCGACGCATTCAGCACTTCCTGATGACCTCATTGTGCTCAGTGGCTCTTCTAGGCATTGGCCTTGTGTGCCTGCTTACACTGGCCCAGACCTCAGTTGTTCACGCTTTTTTGGATGCAGATCAAACCCACATTGCTGAACTTTCACAAACCCTCATTGGCTTCATTTGGCCGCTATTTTTAGTGAACGGCGCCAACATCATGCTGTCGTGTTACCTCACCGCCATACATCAACCGACGCCGTCAGCGGCGGTGGCTTTGTCCCGAAGCCTGCTCTTACCGGGCGGCTTATTGCTGGTGTTGTTTTGGTT
- a CDS encoding response regulator transcription factor — MEARSPSILIIEDDITLNNQLADLLAGRGFRIRQCHDGEQGLLSALSDKFDLILLDVLLPTMDGFSVLSKLRKSKHTPVMMLTACGAEEERIQGYSSGADDYLPKPFNFTELVLRIDALLRRSWGMIKPQAQVNSLTVDVLSVDRNRQSVRYDGQSISLTPIQFKLLWTLLENHNEVLTKPYLYQSVLEREFSRYDRSLDMHLSRVRRKLMDAGMPADRLATVHGKGYCFN; from the coding sequence ATGGAAGCACGTTCTCCCAGTATTTTAATCATTGAAGACGACATTACCTTAAACAATCAATTGGCCGACCTGCTCGCTGGCCGGGGATTCCGGATTCGGCAGTGTCACGACGGTGAACAAGGTTTACTGAGCGCTTTAAGTGATAAGTTTGATCTGATTCTGCTGGATGTGCTGTTGCCCACGATGGATGGCTTTTCGGTGCTCAGCAAACTGCGTAAAAGCAAGCACACGCCAGTCATGATGCTGACCGCCTGTGGGGCGGAAGAAGAGCGCATACAGGGCTATTCCAGCGGTGCCGATGATTACCTGCCGAAGCCCTTTAATTTTACCGAACTGGTATTACGGATCGATGCTCTGCTGCGTCGCTCCTGGGGCATGATCAAACCGCAGGCTCAGGTGAACTCTCTGACGGTGGATGTGCTGTCCGTGGACAGAAATCGGCAGAGTGTCCGTTATGACGGACAGTCGATCAGCCTTACCCCGATTCAATTCAAGCTGTTATGGACGCTGTTGGAAAACCATAACGAAGTGCTCACCAAACCCTATTTGTATCAGTCGGTGCTGGAACGGGAGTTCAGCCGATATGACCGCAGCCTGGATATGCACCTCAGCCGGGTGCGGCGCAAACTAATGGACGCGGGTATGCCGGCAGATCGTCTCGCCACCGTACACGGCAAAGGCTATTGCTTTAATTGA